DNA from Mycobacteriales bacterium:
CGTTCGGCGAGTCCGGGTAGTGCTGCGTCTCGAGCGTGAACCCGTCGCCCTGCCGGTAGGTCTTGTCGCTCGGGCCGACCAGCGTGCCGTTGAGGAAGTTGCTGGTGTAGAACTGCACGCCGGGCTGGTCGGTGTGGCAGGTGAGAACCCGCCCACTGCCCGGGTCGAAGGCCCGCGCGCAGAGCGTCAGCCCGTGCCCGTGGCCCTTGTTGAGGACCCAGTTGTGGTCATATCCCTGGGCGAAGAGGATCTGTTCCACCGCGTCGTGGATTCCCGACCCGATCGTGCGCGGTTTGGTGAAGTCGAACGGCGTCCCGAATACCTTGTCGAGCGGCCCGAGCGGAATCGACGTCGCATCGATCGGGGTGTAGCGGTCGGCATTGATCCGTACGACGTGGTCGTAGATCTCGCCGGTCCCCTCGCCGCGGAGATTGGAGTAGGCGTGATTGGTGAGGTTGAGAACTGTGGGCGCGTCGGTGGTCGCCGAGTAGTGGATGGTCAACTCGTTACGCGGGTTGACCGTGTAGGTGACGACCGTCGTGAGAGTTCCCGGGTAGCCCTCTTCCCCGTCCGGGCTGACATAGACGAACCTGACGCCGACGCTGTTTCCAGTCCAGACCTCGGTGGCGTTCCAGACCCGCTGGTCGAACCCGGTCGTGCCGCCGTGCAGCGAGTTGGGCGGATTGTTGATCGGCAGGTGGTAAGTGGTTCCGTCGAGGGTGAACGTGCCGTCCTTGATGCGGTTGCCGTAGCGGCCGATCGTCGCGCCGAAATACGGCCGGCCCGGCACGACTTCGTACTCCTCGAGAGTCTTGAAGCCGAGGACGACGTCGGCGCGCCTGCCCCTGCTGTCCGGCGCCCAGATCTTCTGGACGGTGGCGCCGAAGGTGATCATCTGCACCTCGAAGCCGCGCCCGTTGCCGAACGAGTAGCGGTCGACGTCTTCGTTGCCACCCGTCGTGCCGAAAGGCTCTTTCTTTATCCACAGGCCCTTGGCTTTACCGGCCGCCATTGCTGCAGACGAGCCTGCAGCGGACGCGGTGCCGCCTCCGATCACCGATGCCGCAACGGTTCCCACACCCAACGCGGCGGCTCCCCGCAACACACTGCGACGGGCTACGTCTCCAGCCATGTCCCACTCCCCAGGCTCGTTCCGAACCGACCAATGACAAAGGCTTAGACCCTTATGCGGAGCTGTGCAACACCCTGGACAAGGTAGCCCCGCGTCTGCGCGAAGACCAGCACCAGAAGATAGCGACGAATTCATCCGACGAATTTCGGCGCGCTGTGAGCGGCATTTTCCGGCCGTCGAGAGTAGCCGCGATGAACGCGTCAATGCGGGAGCGAAGGCCAACTCCCGGTGGCCCGGAAGCTGTCGAGCGCCTCGGCGTACGGCGCGATGTCGATGCCCTGTTCGGCGAGCCAGGCATCGGAGTAGTAGGTGTGGGCGTAACGCTCGCCGCCGTCGCAGATCAAGGTGACGATGCTGCCCGTGCGACCGGCGGCGCGCATCTCGCCGACCAGCCGCAACGCGCCCCACAGGTTGGTTCCGGTCGAGCCGCCGGCGTGGGCACCGGTCACCGCGGCGAGGTGCCGCATCGCCGCGAACGACGCGGCGTCGGGCACGTGGACCATCCGGTCGAGTACCTGGCCGACGAAGCTGGATTCGATCCGCGGCCGGCCGATCCCCTCGATCCGCGAGCTGCCCACCACGGTCCAGCCGGCGTCGTCGTGCGACCAGCCGTCGAAGAACGCCGAGTGCTCGGGATCGACCACGCACAGCCTGCTGGCATACCGGCGGTAGCGCAGGTAACGGCCGATCGTGGCGCTGGTGCCCCCGGTGCCGGCGCCCACGACGATCCAGTCCGGGATCGGATGTCGCTCCGCGGCCATCTGCTCGTAGATGGATTCGGCGATGTTGTTGTTGCCCCGCCAGTCGGTGGCTCGTTCGGCGAAGGTGAACTGGTCCATGAAATGCCCGCCGGTCTCGGCGGCGAGCCGCCGCGACTCGGCGTAGACCGTCGTCGGATCGTCGACCAGATGGCAGCGCCCGCCACGGAACTCGATCAGGTCGATCTTCTCGCGGCTGGTGCCGGCCGGCATGACCGCGATGAACGGCAGGCCGAGCATTCCGGCGAAGTACGCCTCGGACACCGCGGTCGAACCGCTCGAGGCCTCGACGACGGTGCTCCCCTCGCCGATCCAGCCGTTACACAGCGAGTACAGGAACAAGGAGCGGGCCAGCCGGTGCTTGAGGCTGCCGGTCGGGTGGGTGGACTCGTCCTTGAGGTAGAGGTCGATCCCCCACTCGGTGGGCAGCGGGAAGACGACGAGGTGTGTGTCCGCCGACCGGTTGGCGTCGGCCTCGACCTTGGCGATCGCGTCATTCGCCCAATCCCGGTCACCGTGGCCGAACCGGTCGAGGATGACCTCGACCTCGGTCCGATCGGTGCCGCGCGCGGGCCGGCGGACGGTCACGTCGCCGAGGCTATCGGCTGGCGGTCGCCCCGGGCGGCAGGTCGGGGGTATCGACCACCCGGCGTGGCCCGATCCGCTCTCTGGCAGGAGCCGGGATCCGGCTGCGCACCCGGCGCGCCGGCGCGCCCGCCGCGACGCTGTAGTCGGGCAGCGCCCCGCGCACCACGCTGTGGGCGGCGAGAACGCAGCCGCGACCGACCCGGCTGCCCCGCAGGATCGTGACCCGGGTGCCGATCCACACGTCCGGGCCGATCCGGACCGGTGACTTCACGATGCCCTGGTCCTTGATGGGGACCGTGAGGTCGCTGAACCGGTGGTCGAAGTCGCAGACGTAGACGTAGTCGGCCACGAGCGTCGCCGCACCGACCTCGAGATCGAGATAGCAGTTCAGCGTGTCGTCCTGGCCGAAGACGCATTTCTCGCCGATCCGCAATGTGCCCTCATGGCAACGGATTGAGGTCCCGTCGCCGACGTGCACCCACCGACCGAGAACGAGCCGACCGTGGCCACGTCGGGCGTAGATGTCGACGCGCTTACCGAGGAAGACCATTCCCTCGGTGACGACGTGCGGCTGGCGGACCTTCAGCCAGAAGAACCGCCAGTAGCGGATGAGGTACCAGCCGGTCCACGCCCGGTGCCGGACCACCCACCGCAATGACGCCAAGGTGAAAATGCGCGCCTGCCGTGGATCGGACCGGGTGCCGAACCGACCGAAAGACGAACCCGCCGGGTCGCGACCGTAGTCGCGGCCCGACGGGCCGGTGCTGCTGAGCGTGAAGTCCGCCCTCGCTCAGGCGCCGCGGACGTTCTCCGCCTGCGGGCCCTTCTGGCCCTGCGTGACGTCGAACTCGACCCGCTGCCCCTCGTCGAGGCTGCGGTAGCCGTCGGCTGCGATCGCGGAGTAGTGCACGAAGACGTCAGCGCCGCCCCCGTCAACCGCGATGAAACCGAAACCCTTTTCGGCGTTGAACCACTTGACCGTGCCTTGTGCCATGCCGTGCTCTCCCCTGGGGATGATGCGCCGCCCGCACCTCGCGGACGTCGAGTCGCTGCGGTGCCCGCCCGTAGTGGCGGTCAATCCCGCGCCGCAGTCCCGCAGCGTGATCACACGATTGTGGAACGTCGAACGACTACCGCGGACGTTAGCACGTCCTAGCCCAATAGGCACCTTTCTGGGCGCGTCGGACTACGGCCGAATGCCCGTTACCAAAGCATTGTAAAACAGACCTTGGGGAACGATTCGGGCGAGAACCCGGCTGTCGAACCCCGCGAGCCGCTGCCAGCTGCGATAGCAGAACAACGCCCACGGCAGGCCGAGCCGGCCCTGCGCGACGGCGTATTCGAACGTGCGAGCGGGCCATCCGAACCACGCCGCGGTGAGCTCCTCGGTGGCCACCTCGACGTCGATCGCCCCGGCCGCCAGCGCCATTCGGCGCAGATCCCGCGGCGGGAAGGTGTGCAGGTCGACGACCGCTTCGAGCGCGGCGGCCCGGGACGACTCGTCCAGCTCCTGCTGCGGACGCCGCCACGCCGCCAGCGCCGGCAGCCGGGTGACCCGGGTGGTGGCCGCCCAGGTCAGCCGGGAGAGCCGCCGGGCGATCACGTCGCCGTAGCGGGTGGGTTCGCCGGCGAACAGGAAGCGGCCGCCCGGGCGCAGCACCCGCAGCACCTCGCGCAGCGACCGCTCGACGTCCGGGATGTGGTGCAGGACGGCGTGGCCGACGACGAGGTCGAAGCTCTCGTCCGGATAGGGGATCGACTCCGCGTCGGCGACGCGACCCTCGACCTCGAAGCCCAGCGACTGCGCATTGCGCCGGGCGACCTCGACCATCTTCGGGCTGATGTCGGTGACGTGGCCCTCGCCGACCACACCGGCCTGCTTGAGGTTGAGCAGGAAAAACCCGGTGCCGCAGCCGACTTCGAGCACCTGCGGGTAGGGCCAGCCGGCCGTGCCGGCGAGCGTGGTGAACCGGTCGCGGGCGTAGTCGATGCACCGCTCGTCGTAGGAGATCGACCACTTCTCGTCGTAGCTCTGCGCCTCCCAGTCGTGGTAGAGCACGTTGGCAAGTTTCGGGTCGGCGTACGCCGCCGCGACCTCCTCGGGCGTCGCGGCCATCAGCGACCCACGAACTCGGCCTTGCCGGGGCCGTTGTCGACGAACGACCGCATCCCGATCGCCCGGTCCTCGGTGGCGAACAGTCCGGCGAACAGGTAACTCTCCAGGCGGAGCCCGGAGGCGAGGTCGGTGTCGAGCCCGCCGTCGATCGCGGCCTTCGCCGCCCGCAGGGCCTGCGCCGGGCCGGCGGCGTAGCGGCGGGCCATCTCGACCGCGGCGTCGTAGACCTCGGCGTCGGGCACCACCCGGTCGGCGAGACCGATCGACGCGGCCTCGGCGGCGTCGACGAAGCGGCCGGTGAACACGATGTCCTTGGCCTTGGCCGGCCCGACGAGCCGGCCGAGGCGCTGCGTCCCGCCGGCCCCGGGGATGATCCCGAGCAGGATCTCGGGCTGGCCGAGTTTCGCGCCCGCACCGCACACCCGGAAGTCGGCGGTGAGGGCAAGCTCACACCCGCCGCCGAGCGCGTAACCGGTGACGGCGGCGACGACCGGCTTCGGGATCCGCGCGACCGCGTCGAACGCGCTGGTCAAGGCCCCCGCCCGCGCGGACATGTCGGAGTAGGTCATGTCGACCATCTCCTTGATGTCAGCGCCCGCGGCGAAGACGTCGGGGCCGCCGTAGACGACGACGGCGCGCACGTCGGAGCGCTCGCCGGCCTCGAGCGCGGCGGCCCGGATCTCCTCCTGAACGACGATGTTGAGCGCGTTCATCGGGGGCCGGTCCAGTCGGATCGTGCCGACCCCGTCCTCGACCTCAAGCGTGACGAACTGCGGCACCGTGGGTCTCCTCCCGCCAGGTTGGCGCGAGCCTACCGGCCGGTTTGCGGGGAGCCCTCCGCCGCCGGGTGCGACGACGCGCGCGCGAAGAAGCGTCCGTCCACCCGGTCCAGGGCCAGCGGCAAACCGAACGTCTTGGACAGGTTGTCCGCGGTGATCACGTCGTCGAGCAACCCTTGGGCGACCACGCCGCCGTCGCGCATCAGCATGGCATGGGTGAACCCGGGCGGGATCTCCTCGACGTGGTGCGTGACCAGCACCAGGGCGGGCGCGTCCGGGTCGGCGGCCAGCGTGGACAGCCGGGCGACCAGGTCCTCGCGGCCGCCGAGGTCGAGACCCGCGGCCGGCTCGTCCAGCAGCATGAGTTCGGGGTCGGTCATCAGGGCCCGGGCGATCTGCACCCGCTTGCGCTCGCCCTCCGACAGGGTTCCGAAGAGCCGGTCGGCGAGGTGCTCGGCGCCGACCTGACTTAGCAGCCGGGCGGCCCGGGCGTGGTCGGCGCGGTCGTAGTCCTCCCGCCACCGGCCCAATACGGCGTACCCGGCGCTGACGACCAGATCGCTCACCCGCTCCCCCGGCGGGATCCGCTGCCCGACCGCGGCGCTGGTCAGCCCGATCCGCGGGCGCAACTCGAACACGTCGACCCGGCCGAGCCGCTCACCGAGCAGGTGCACGGTGCCGGTCGTCGGGTGCAGGTGGGCACCCGCGAGCTGGAGCAGGGTCGTCTTGCCGGCGCCGTTCGCGCCGAGCACCACCCACCGCTCGTCCAGCTCCACCGTCCAGGTGATGTCCCGGACGAGGTGCGCGTCGCCACGGCGTACGCCGACCCGGTCGAACGCCACGACGACGTCGTCCAGCACCCCGATCCGCTCCTCCTCGTCCACGAGATCCATCCAACCGCACGCCCGGATCGCGGCGACGGCTAGGTTGACCCCGGTGACGACTCCGCACGACCCTCCATGGCCCGGGCGGCCCACCCCGCTCGGGGCGACGTACGACGGGTCGGGCACCAACTTCGCGATGTGGAGCGCCGGCGCCGCCGGGGTCGACCTCTGCCTCTTCGGTCCAGGGGGCGAGGAGACCAGGATCGAGCTGGAGGAATCGACCTACCACGTCTGGCACGGCTACCTCCCCCGGATCGGGCCCGGCCAGCGCTACGGCTACCGGGTCCGCGGCCCCTACGACCCGTCCCGCGGGCTGCGCTACAACCCGGCCAAGCTGCTGCTCGACCCCTACGCCCGGGCGATCGACGGCGGCTTCGTGCCCGACGACGCGGTCCGCGGCTACGCCACCGACCCCCGCACCGGACCGGCCGACAGCCGCGACTCCGCCCCCTACGTCCCCCGTTCCGTCGTCGTGTCCCGCCGCGACCGGCGCGGCAGCTGGAACCGCCCGGCGGTGCCCTGGGAGGACACGGTCATCTACGAGCTGCACGTCCGCGGCTTCACGATGGCCCATCCCGAGGTTCCCGAGGAGCAGCGCGGCACCTTCTCCGGGCTGGCGCACCCGGCGGTCGTCGCGCACCTCAAGGGGCTTGGTGTGACGGCCGTCGAGCTCCAGCCGGTGCAGCAGTTCGTCACCGAGCCTGCCGTGAGCGCACGGGGGCTGACCAACTACTGGGGCTACAACACGATCGGGTACTTCGCCCCGCACTCGGCGTACGCGGCGGCGGGGTCGGCCGGCGGGCAGGTCGCGGAGTTCCGGGAGATGGTGCGCACCCTGCACGCCGCCGGTATCGAGGTGATCCTCGACGTCGTCTACAACCACACCGCCGAAGGCGACGAATCCGGTCCGACGCTGTCCTTCCGCGGCATCGACAACGTCGGCTACTACCGGCTCCGGCAGGGCGACCGGAGCCGCTACGCCGACTACACCGGCTGCGGCAACACCCTCGACGTACGCCATCCCTACGTGCTGCAGATGCTGATGGACTCGCTGCGCTACTGGGTCACCGAGATGGGCGTCGACGGCTTCCGCTTCGACCTCGCCTCGGCGCTGGCGCGCTCCATGCACGACGTCGACAAACTGTCGGCGTTCTTCGACGTCGTACACCAGGACCCGGTGGTCTCGACCGTGAAACTGATCGCCGAGCCGTGGGACGT
Protein-coding regions in this window:
- a CDS encoding acyltransferase; amino-acid sequence: MASLRWVVRHRAWTGWYLIRYWRFFWLKVRQPHVVTEGMVFLGKRVDIYARRGHGRLVLGRWVHVGDGTSIRCHEGTLRIGEKCVFGQDDTLNCYLDLEVGAATLVADYVYVCDFDHRFSDLTVPIKDQGIVKSPVRIGPDVWIGTRVTILRGSRVGRGCVLAAHSVVRGALPDYSVAAGAPARRVRSRIPAPARERIGPRRVVDTPDLPPGATASR
- a CDS encoding cold-shock protein, coding for MAQGTVKWFNAEKGFGFIAVDGGGADVFVHYSAIAADGYRSLDEGQRVEFDVTQGQKGPQAENVRGA
- a CDS encoding PLP-dependent cysteine synthase family protein, with translation MLDRFGHGDRDWANDAIAKVEADANRSADTHLVVFPLPTEWGIDLYLKDESTHPTGSLKHRLARSLFLYSLCNGWIGEGSTVVEASSGSTAVSEAYFAGMLGLPFIAVMPAGTSREKIDLIEFRGGRCHLVDDPTTVYAESRRLAAETGGHFMDQFTFAERATDWRGNNNIAESIYEQMAAERHPIPDWIVVGAGTGGTSATIGRYLRYRRYASRLCVVDPEHSAFFDGWSHDDAGWTVVGSSRIEGIGRPRIESSFVGQVLDRMVHVPDAASFAAMRHLAAVTGAHAGGSTGTNLWGALRLVGEMRAAGRTGSIVTLICDGGERYAHTYYSDAWLAEQGIDIAPYAEALDSFRATGSWPSLPH
- a CDS encoding class I SAM-dependent methyltransferase, with protein sequence MAATPEEVAAAYADPKLANVLYHDWEAQSYDEKWSISYDERCIDYARDRFTTLAGTAGWPYPQVLEVGCGTGFFLLNLKQAGVVGEGHVTDISPKMVEVARRNAQSLGFEVEGRVADAESIPYPDESFDLVVGHAVLHHIPDVERSLREVLRVLRPGGRFLFAGEPTRYGDVIARRLSRLTWAATTRVTRLPALAAWRRPQQELDESSRAAALEAVVDLHTFPPRDLRRMALAAGAIDVEVATEELTAAWFGWPARTFEYAVAQGRLGLPWALFCYRSWQRLAGFDSRVLARIVPQGLFYNALVTGIRP
- a CDS encoding enoyl-CoA hydratase-related protein yields the protein MPQFVTLEVEDGVGTIRLDRPPMNALNIVVQEEIRAAALEAGERSDVRAVVVYGGPDVFAAGADIKEMVDMTYSDMSARAGALTSAFDAVARIPKPVVAAVTGYALGGGCELALTADFRVCGAGAKLGQPEILLGIIPGAGGTQRLGRLVGPAKAKDIVFTGRFVDAAEAASIGLADRVVPDAEVYDAAVEMARRYAAGPAQALRAAKAAIDGGLDTDLASGLRLESYLFAGLFATEDRAIGMRSFVDNGPGKAEFVGR
- a CDS encoding ABC transporter ATP-binding protein — encoded protein: MDLVDEEERIGVLDDVVVAFDRVGVRRGDAHLVRDITWTVELDERWVVLGANGAGKTTLLQLAGAHLHPTTGTVHLLGERLGRVDVFELRPRIGLTSAAVGQRIPPGERVSDLVVSAGYAVLGRWREDYDRADHARAARLLSQVGAEHLADRLFGTLSEGERKRVQIARALMTDPELMLLDEPAAGLDLGGREDLVARLSTLAADPDAPALVLVTHHVEEIPPGFTHAMLMRDGGVVAQGLLDDVITADNLSKTFGLPLALDRVDGRFFARASSHPAAEGSPQTGR
- a CDS encoding aldose epimerase family protein → MAAGKAKGLWIKKEPFGTTGGNEDVDRYSFGNGRGFEVQMITFGATVQKIWAPDSRGRRADVVLGFKTLEEYEVVPGRPYFGATIGRYGNRIKDGTFTLDGTTYHLPINNPPNSLHGGTTGFDQRVWNATEVWTGNSVGVRFVYVSPDGEEGYPGTLTTVVTYTVNPRNELTIHYSATTDAPTVLNLTNHAYSNLRGEGTGEIYDHVVRINADRYTPIDATSIPLGPLDKVFGTPFDFTKPRTIGSGIHDAVEQILFAQGYDHNWVLNKGHGHGLTLCARAFDPGSGRVLTCHTDQPGVQFYTSNFLNGTLVGPSDKTYRQGDGFTLETQHYPDSPNEPTYPSTVLRPGEVFDSTTKFGFSAV
- the glgX gene encoding glycogen debranching protein GlgX, giving the protein MTTPHDPPWPGRPTPLGATYDGSGTNFAMWSAGAAGVDLCLFGPGGEETRIELEESTYHVWHGYLPRIGPGQRYGYRVRGPYDPSRGLRYNPAKLLLDPYARAIDGGFVPDDAVRGYATDPRTGPADSRDSAPYVPRSVVVSRRDRRGSWNRPAVPWEDTVIYELHVRGFTMAHPEVPEEQRGTFSGLAHPAVVAHLKGLGVTAVELQPVQQFVTEPAVSARGLTNYWGYNTIGYFAPHSAYAAAGSAGGQVAEFREMVRTLHAAGIEVILDVVYNHTAEGDESGPTLSFRGIDNVGYYRLRQGDRSRYADYTGCGNTLDVRHPYVLQMLMDSLRYWVTEMGVDGFRFDLASALARSMHDVDKLSAFFDVVHQDPVVSTVKLIAEPWDVGEGGYQVGEFPPLWTEWNGRYRDTVRHFWAKSHAGVADLGYRLTGSSDLYADDGRRPFASVNFVTCHDGFTMRDLTTYDRKHNEANGENNRDGTDDNHSWNSGVEGETDDPDVNRLRRRQVRNLMATVLLSTGVPMLLAGDEFRHTQFGNNNAYCLDSPINWLDWSPDADAQRLAAFVAELTALRSRSPVLRQRRFLGGNPVADGGGRRDLAWFRPDGAEMTTADWTSPTTSTLGMYLDGHGIKQRGPRGETVIDDSYLLLMHTGSDTARVTLPGLPWASAYDVVVDTAEETGSRPEPTTLQPDVPVPMIPHSLLLLRARR